One genomic region from Gammaproteobacteria bacterium encodes:
- the glgA gene encoding glycogen synthase GlgA: MKKIYNILFVASEAHPLIKTGGLGDVAGSLPPALKAQHHDVRIIMPGYRAAMQKAEKLCFASLKLEGVPETVRLLTGKLPGTNVQLYLVDSPAHFDRPGGPYLDPDGHDWGDNAERFATFAQTVVSVALNKAGQDWIPDIVHCNDWQSGLIPAMLSLYPRRPATVFTIHNLAYHGHFHKDTFALLSLPHQLWGIDALEFYDGLSFIKGGLAFADMINTVSPTYAEEIRTPAFGHGMEGLINHRGDRLRGILNGADYKEWDPATDPRLTAHFDARHLNGKATNKQHLQKQFGLRQDPKVPLLATVGRLVEQKGVDLIMANLPRLIELGAQIAIVGSGDKIMQKALQDFAKPYPSQIGVFIGFNEALAHLVEAGADMFLMPSRFEPCGLNQIYSLRYGTVPIVRHTGGLADTVIDASEENFAAGAATGFTFDHATPEALRIAIDRAVDCYRHQPQRWQSLITNGMKQDFSWHQSAKHYLDLYAEALSHRDRAVHAG; the protein is encoded by the coding sequence ATGAAAAAAATTTACAATATTTTATTTGTCGCCAGCGAGGCGCATCCGTTAATCAAAACCGGCGGCCTGGGCGATGTCGCGGGTAGTTTACCACCCGCCCTCAAGGCACAGCATCACGATGTACGCATCATCATGCCGGGCTATCGCGCGGCAATGCAAAAGGCAGAAAAACTGTGTTTTGCGAGTTTGAAACTGGAAGGCGTCCCGGAAACGGTGCGGTTGCTGACCGGCAAACTTCCCGGCACCAATGTCCAACTCTATCTAGTAGATTCACCCGCCCATTTCGACCGCCCCGGCGGCCCCTATCTCGACCCGGATGGTCATGACTGGGGCGATAATGCCGAACGCTTCGCCACCTTTGCCCAGACAGTAGTCAGCGTTGCTCTCAACAAAGCGGGGCAGGACTGGATACCCGACATCGTTCACTGCAACGACTGGCAAAGTGGACTGATCCCGGCCATGCTCTCGCTTTATCCGCGTCGTCCGGCAACGGTGTTTACCATCCATAATTTGGCCTATCACGGCCATTTTCATAAGGACACCTTCGCCCTGCTGTCACTCCCGCATCAACTATGGGGAATTGACGCCCTGGAATTTTATGATGGCCTCTCCTTCATCAAAGGCGGACTGGCCTTTGCTGACATGATCAATACCGTGAGCCCGACTTACGCTGAGGAGATCCGCACCCCGGCCTTCGGTCACGGCATGGAAGGGCTGATCAATCATCGCGGCGACCGGCTACGCGGCATCCTCAATGGCGCCGATTACAAGGAATGGGATCCAGCCACTGATCCCCGTCTGACCGCGCATTTCGATGCCCGCCACCTCAATGGCAAGGCCACCAACAAACAACACCTGCAAAAACAATTTGGGCTGCGACAAGATCCCAAGGTACCGCTACTGGCCACGGTTGGGCGCCTGGTCGAACAAAAAGGCGTGGATCTGATCATGGCCAATCTGCCACGGCTCATCGAGCTCGGCGCCCAGATCGCCATTGTCGGCAGCGGCGACAAAATAATGCAAAAAGCGCTACAGGATTTTGCCAAACCCTATCCCTCGCAAATCGGGGTCTTCATCGGCTTCAACGAGGCACTGGCGCATCTGGTCGAGGCCGGCGCCGACATGTTCCTCATGCCCTCACGCTTTGAACCTTGTGGATTGAATCAGATTTATAGCCTGCGTTATGGCACGGTACCGATTGTGCGCCACACTGGCGGGCTGGCAGACACCGTGATCGATGCCAGCGAGGAAAACTTCGCTGCGGGCGCCGCCACCGGTTTTACCTTCGACCACGCCACCCCGGAAGCGCTACGCATAGCCATTGATCGTGCCGTCGATTGTTACCGTCATCAGCCCCAGCGCTGGCAGAGCCTGATCACCAATGGCATGAAGCAGGATTTCAGCTGGCACCAGAGCGCCAAGCACTATCTGGACCTCTATGCCGAGGCGCTGAGCCATCGCGACCGCGCCGTCCACGCGGGTTAA
- the ppc gene encoding phosphoenolpyruvate carboxylase yields MTDTKLRARVKLFGNTLGNILRAQAGGRVYASVEALRKGYIDLREEPTPQKRKRLARLIDNLDPATLTQVVRAFSIYFSLVNIAEEASQHEQRRAMLRASAKKPLWVGSFDATLREFKQDNLSPEQVQTILDHMAYYPVITAHPTEAKRRMVKESMRRIFIISERAIDDRLSKMEREDFVRQLESEIQILWKTDEVRVQRPKVEDEIRGGIGYFQDCLFEAVPTVYRFLERALNRVYAEENHNFEVPSFLRFGSWIGGDRDGNPNVTPATTVFAIQLQARAALSEYLNRLTELTRILTLSSSLCHPSRAFAESLEKDEPLFSLAFPGDPQRFSNEPYRRKLFLMRYRLERNLTAVRKMLGEPVHESTWHPYENEHELLQDLYLIRDSLISHGDGNIANGKLKDLIRLVETFGFFLMHLDVRQESGRHTSAVAELLEQGFDNTTYNNLDEAQRLNTLSELIVNKRIPTIDRERLTPATRQTLEVFDVMRRMQREISPRAFGSYVISMTHAASHVMEVMFLARLANLANPAEQRCDIRIAPLFETIEDLSHIESVMEQLLGNATYRQLIEHSGNLQEVMLGYSDSCKDGGILASSWSLYEAQIKITTIAKRHDIKCRLFHGRGGSIGRGGGPTHDAILSQPAGTVFGEIKFTEQGEVLSYKYSNQETATYELSMGATGLMKASRSLVTPHKQEPEEYLEIMRTLVRDGEQAYRDLTDHTPKFLDYFYEATPLSEIGLLNIGSRPSHRTKGDRSKSSVRAIAWVFGWAQSRHTLPAWYGIGTALERWCNNSPERISTLQAMYQDWPYFRALLSNTQMAVFKADMGIAAEYAELCLDPETTNSIFPRIRNEYDHTVKNFLRVAQANALLEDNPTLLWSLNRRNPYLDPLNHIQITLLKRYRDTNLPEEERAVWLDPLLRTINAIAAGVRNTG; encoded by the coding sequence ATGACCGATACCAAGCTGCGTGCCCGCGTCAAATTGTTTGGCAACACGCTGGGCAACATTCTGCGCGCCCAGGCCGGCGGCCGTGTCTATGCCTCCGTCGAAGCCCTGCGCAAGGGCTATATCGACCTACGTGAAGAGCCGACGCCACAAAAACGTAAACGCCTGGCACGCCTGATCGACAACCTCGATCCCGCCACCCTCACGCAAGTGGTCCGTGCCTTCAGCATTTATTTCAGTCTGGTCAACATCGCCGAAGAAGCCTCGCAGCATGAACAACGCCGCGCCATGCTCCGCGCCAGCGCGAAAAAGCCGCTTTGGGTCGGCTCTTTCGATGCCACGTTGCGCGAATTCAAACAGGATAATTTAAGCCCCGAACAGGTTCAGACCATTCTCGATCATATGGCTTATTACCCGGTCATTACTGCGCACCCCACCGAAGCCAAGCGGCGAATGGTAAAAGAATCGATGCGCCGCATTTTCATTATCAGTGAACGCGCCATCGATGATCGCCTGAGCAAAATGGAACGTGAAGACTTTGTGCGCCAGCTTGAAAGTGAAATTCAAATTCTGTGGAAGACCGACGAGGTGCGTGTTCAGCGCCCCAAGGTCGAAGACGAAATTCGCGGCGGAATCGGTTATTTTCAGGATTGCTTGTTCGAAGCAGTGCCCACCGTGTATCGCTTTCTCGAACGCGCATTAAATCGCGTCTATGCCGAGGAAAATCATAACTTCGAGGTACCGAGCTTCCTACGCTTCGGCTCCTGGATCGGCGGTGACCGTGACGGCAACCCCAATGTCACTCCTGCTACGACCGTGTTTGCTATCCAACTCCAGGCCCGCGCCGCGCTCAGCGAATATCTCAATCGATTAACAGAATTAACACGCATCCTGACGCTATCAAGTTCGCTTTGCCATCCGTCCCGAGCCTTTGCCGAATCACTGGAAAAGGATGAACCGCTGTTTAGCTTGGCGTTCCCCGGTGATCCGCAGCGCTTTAGTAATGAGCCCTATCGCCGAAAACTGTTCCTGATGCGTTATCGTCTCGAACGAAATCTCACTGCCGTGCGTAAAATGCTGGGTGAACCGGTACATGAAAGCACTTGGCATCCTTATGAAAACGAACATGAATTACTGCAAGATCTTTACTTAATCCGCGACTCGTTAATCAGCCATGGTGATGGCAATATCGCCAATGGCAAACTTAAAGACTTAATCCGATTAGTAGAAACCTTTGGTTTCTTTCTGATGCATCTCGATGTGCGGCAAGAATCTGGCCGCCACACCAGCGCGGTCGCCGAATTGCTCGAACAAGGATTTGACAACACCACTTACAATAATCTCGACGAAGCGCAACGGCTCAACACACTCTCTGAGCTGATCGTCAACAAACGCATACCGACCATTGATCGTGAACGTCTGACACCCGCGACACGCCAAACGCTGGAAGTGTTTGATGTCATGCGCCGCATGCAACGCGAAATCAGCCCGCGCGCCTTCGGCAGCTACGTCATCTCGATGACACATGCCGCCAGCCACGTGATGGAAGTCATGTTCCTGGCACGCCTGGCCAATCTCGCCAATCCGGCCGAACAACGCTGCGATATTCGTATCGCGCCATTGTTTGAAACGATTGAAGATTTAAGCCACATCGAATCGGTGATGGAGCAATTGCTCGGCAATGCCACCTACCGCCAGTTAATCGAGCACTCTGGTAATCTCCAAGAAGTCATGCTCGGCTACTCCGACTCCTGCAAGGACGGCGGCATTCTTGCCTCCAGCTGGAGTCTGTACGAAGCACAAATCAAGATCACCACGATTGCCAAGCGACATGACATCAAATGCCGCCTGTTTCATGGCCGCGGTGGTTCTATCGGCCGCGGCGGCGGCCCCACGCATGATGCCATTCTCTCGCAACCGGCAGGTACCGTCTTCGGCGAAATCAAATTCACCGAACAGGGTGAAGTCTTGTCGTATAAATACAGCAACCAGGAAACCGCCACCTACGAACTCAGCATGGGCGCCACCGGCCTGATGAAGGCCAGCCGCTCCCTGGTCACACCGCACAAGCAGGAACCGGAGGAATACCTCGAAATCATGCGCACGCTGGTACGTGATGGTGAACAGGCGTATCGCGATCTCACCGACCACACACCGAAATTTCTCGATTATTTCTACGAAGCCACACCACTCAGCGAAATCGGCCTGCTCAATATCGGATCGCGTCCTTCGCATCGCACCAAAGGTGATCGTTCGAAGAGTTCCGTGCGCGCCATCGCCTGGGTCTTCGGCTGGGCGCAATCACGCCACACCCTGCCTGCCTGGTATGGTATTGGTACCGCCCTCGAACGCTGGTGCAACAACTCGCCGGAGCGAATCTCCACCTTGCAAGCGATGTATCAGGACTGGCCATATTTCCGCGCCCTGCTTAGCAATACCCAGATGGCCGTGTTCAAGGCCGACATGGGCATTGCCGCCGAATATGCCGAACTCTGCCTCGACCCCGAGACCACAAACAGCATCTTCCCCCGGATACGTAACGAATACGACCACACGGTCAAAAACTTCCTCCGCGTCGCCCAGGCCAACGCGCTGCTCGAGGATAACCCGACCCTGCTCTGGTCACTGAATCGGCGTAACCCTTATCTGGACCCGCTCAACCACATCCAGATTACCCTACTCAAACGCTACCGCGACACCAATCTGCCGGAAGAAGAACGCGCTGTCTGGCTCGATCCGCTGCTGCGCACCATCAACGCCATTGCCGCCGGGGTACGAAACACAGGTTAA
- a CDS encoding general glycosylation pathway protein has product MSTASYISVIERYHEYRNAIHELMASMLNSLGEERILEDKAAQCRAMERLSGAYPFVEILFVLNSQGIQTSDNITVSSKHPKAYSGQGRDRSQRPYFRLARASSSVVVTEPFLSSTNRKLCVAAAVRWPNPEDNGDDYLVLEVDVAGVIEFLMGDGARSRFQPLFKGIYSAIVIGLFFVVGVLLFSAWTEICELFRGEAEGGDHRLKPFGVIIFLTLALAVFDLGKTTLEEEVLMHKDVFRHSSTRRTITRFIAAILVAVSIESLLLMFKAALGNITTLVPAVWMMVAAVGLLIGLGIYVYLGARAEALLLSIQRPGLVNNSKSVVGD; this is encoded by the coding sequence ATGAGTACTGCCAGTTATATCAGCGTTATCGAACGTTATCACGAGTATCGCAATGCCATTCACGAATTGATGGCTTCGATGCTCAACAGTTTGGGTGAAGAGCGTATTCTCGAAGATAAGGCAGCGCAGTGCCGTGCAATGGAGCGGCTGAGCGGGGCTTATCCTTTTGTAGAGATATTGTTCGTGCTGAATTCACAGGGAATACAGACCAGCGACAATATTACGGTGAGCAGCAAGCATCCCAAGGCCTATAGCGGTCAAGGTCGTGATCGAAGTCAGCGGCCTTATTTTCGTTTGGCGCGCGCTTCTTCCAGTGTAGTGGTGACCGAGCCGTTTCTGTCGTCTACTAATCGCAAGTTGTGTGTCGCCGCCGCTGTGCGCTGGCCGAATCCTGAGGATAACGGCGATGATTATTTGGTGCTGGAAGTGGATGTGGCCGGGGTGATTGAGTTCCTGATGGGGGATGGTGCGCGGAGCAGATTTCAGCCATTGTTCAAGGGAATTTACAGTGCGATTGTAATCGGGCTTTTTTTCGTGGTGGGTGTGCTGTTATTTTCCGCCTGGACAGAGATTTGTGAGCTATTCCGCGGTGAAGCCGAAGGCGGTGACCATCGCTTGAAGCCATTCGGCGTGATTATTTTTCTGACCTTGGCGCTGGCGGTATTCGATTTGGGAAAGACGACACTGGAAGAAGAAGTGTTAATGCACAAAGATGTTTTCCGCCACAGCTCGACGCGGCGCACTATTACGCGATTTATCGCGGCTATACTTGTGGCGGTGTCAATCGAGTCATTGTTGTTAATGTTTAAGGCAGCATTGGGGAATATAACAACTTTGGTGCCCGCAGTGTGGATGATGGTCGCGGCAGTCGGATTACTGATCGGTCTGGGTATTTATGTGTATCTTGGTGCGCGAGCTGAGGCGCTGTTATTGTCTATCCAGAGGCCGGGATTGGTGAATAATTCAAAGTCGGTGGTGGGTGATTAA
- a CDS encoding aspartate 1-decarboxylase translates to MQHVMLRTKIHRARVTHSELQYEGSCAIDGDLLDAAGIREYEQIHIYNINNGERFVTYAIRAEAGTGIISINGAAAHKASPDDLVIICAYSTLDEKELANFKPNLIYVDRDNRITSRSDKIPLQKAS, encoded by the coding sequence ATGCAACACGTCATGTTGAGAACCAAGATCCACAGGGCCCGGGTCACCCACTCCGAGCTGCAATACGAGGGTTCTTGCGCCATTGATGGTGATTTGTTGGATGCTGCGGGTATCCGTGAGTACGAGCAGATCCACATCTATAACATCAATAACGGCGAACGCTTTGTCACCTATGCTATTCGCGCCGAAGCCGGTACCGGCATCATTTCCATCAATGGCGCTGCCGCACATAAGGCCAGCCCCGATGATCTGGTCATCATCTGCGCCTATTCCACGCTCGATGAAAAAGAACTGGCCAATTTCAAGCCGAATTTGATTTACGTCGATCGCGATAACCGCATTACCAGTCGCAGTGACAAGATTCCGCTGCAGAAAGCGTCTTAA
- a CDS encoding pantoate--beta-alanine ligase, with amino-acid sequence MNIGHTIADIRSQVATWKGNGQKIAFVPTMGNLHAGHLALVTAAKQRADRVVVSIFVNPLQFGPNEDFAKYPRTLEADTNALRGVGADLLFLPEVGEIYPQGQQAATKVEVSEVSEGLCGAFRPGHFAGVATVVTKLFNIVQPDLALFGKKDYQQLQVIRRMVADLCFPIEIIGLDTVREPNGLAMSSRNGYLSSAEREQAVVLYRSLKQAVDRLRAGDQDYARIEATGMAELQAHGFRPDYFSIRRADNLATVEVGKPLVVLVAAWLGGTRLIDNVEV; translated from the coding sequence ATGAACATCGGGCACACGATTGCGGATATCCGCTCGCAGGTGGCGACATGGAAGGGGAATGGGCAGAAGATCGCCTTCGTCCCGACGATGGGGAATCTCCATGCCGGTCATTTGGCGCTGGTGACGGCGGCGAAGCAGCGGGCTGACCGGGTGGTGGTGAGCATTTTCGTTAATCCACTGCAATTTGGGCCGAATGAAGATTTCGCCAAATACCCGCGAACGCTGGAGGCTGACACCAACGCTCTGCGCGGCGTGGGGGCTGATTTGCTGTTCTTGCCCGAGGTTGGCGAGATCTATCCCCAAGGTCAGCAGGCGGCGACCAAGGTGGAAGTGTCTGAGGTTTCCGAAGGGCTTTGCGGCGCCTTCCGCCCGGGCCATTTTGCCGGTGTCGCCACCGTTGTCACCAAGCTGTTCAATATCGTGCAGCCGGATTTGGCCCTGTTCGGCAAGAAGGATTACCAGCAGCTCCAGGTTATACGCCGGATGGTGGCCGATCTCTGTTTTCCGATTGAAATCATTGGGCTGGATACAGTGCGTGAGCCCAATGGCCTGGCCATGAGCTCGCGTAATGGCTATCTCTCGTCTGCCGAGCGGGAGCAGGCCGTCGTCCTTTATCGTAGCCTGAAACAGGCCGTGGACCGCCTGCGGGCGGGTGATCAGGACTATGCCCGGATCGAAGCAACAGGGATGGCCGAACTTCAGGCTCATGGTTTCCGGCCGGACTATTTCAGTATCCGCCGCGCCGATAACCTCGCCACTGTTGAGGTTGGGAAGCCATTGGTGGTCCTCGTTGCCGCTTGGCTGGGTGGAACCCGCCTCATCGATAATGTTGAGGTATAA
- a CDS encoding class II fructose-bisphosphate aldolase, which produces MALVNMRELLYHAYSNHYAVGAFDIVSLDFLQGVLRGAEQCRAPVILNFVVPQFKYYDFELLIAAAVAGARRSSVPVALHLDHAPDLECVVRGIRHGCNSVMIDGSQLSFEQNVELTRAVVQTAHACGIPVEGELGVLAGYAGDDSAEETQGIYTSPDEARLYVRQTKVDFMAVSIGTAHGIRQGQFRFELDLERLAHINRLVGVPLVIHGGSGLTDAQCACLIDRGAARINYYSALSRLAARRMRSNCLENTTAGAAALNEGVTEVVSREAERCLNVWGAARRADTVFAEVSSWNEVEHLIIYNAHDGDEQQIEAMMAEGRRVLATIPGVRRVFTGRAQREEAKYRYCWLVRFAHPKVVESYRDHPDHVAFADVQFRPLSGGRISIDYQAVESAGEGFSCKGL; this is translated from the coding sequence ATGGCGTTAGTGAATATGCGCGAGCTGCTATACCACGCTTACAGCAACCATTATGCGGTGGGCGCCTTTGATATTGTTAGCCTCGATTTTCTGCAAGGCGTTTTGCGCGGCGCAGAACAGTGCCGCGCCCCGGTGATTCTGAATTTCGTCGTCCCTCAATTCAAATATTATGATTTTGAACTGCTGATCGCCGCTGCCGTCGCTGGTGCGCGGCGCAGTTCCGTGCCCGTTGCGCTGCACCTGGATCACGCCCCTGATCTGGAATGCGTCGTCCGCGGCATTCGTCACGGCTGCAATAGCGTGATGATCGATGGTTCGCAACTCTCCTTCGAGCAAAATGTCGAATTGACGCGTGCTGTGGTGCAAACCGCGCATGCTTGCGGGATTCCGGTGGAAGGCGAATTGGGTGTTTTGGCCGGCTATGCTGGTGATGACTCCGCTGAAGAAACGCAGGGCATTTACACCTCACCGGATGAAGCGCGCCTTTATGTGCGCCAGACAAAAGTGGATTTTATGGCGGTCTCGATCGGCACTGCGCACGGTATCCGTCAGGGACAATTTCGTTTCGAGTTGGATCTGGAGCGCCTGGCGCACATCAATAGATTAGTCGGTGTTCCGCTGGTTATTCACGGCGGCAGTGGCTTAACGGATGCGCAGTGTGCCTGCCTGATTGATCGAGGCGCGGCGCGGATTAATTACTACAGTGCGTTGTCGCGGCTTGCGGCGCGGCGCATGCGAAGTAACTGCCTGGAAAACACCACGGCAGGCGCGGCCGCCTTGAATGAGGGCGTGACTGAGGTGGTTAGCAGGGAAGCGGAGCGCTGCTTGAACGTGTGGGGCGCAGCTCGGCGCGCCGATACCGTGTTCGCCGAGGTGTCATCCTGGAACGAAGTGGAGCATCTCATCATCTACAACGCGCATGATGGAGACGAACAGCAGATCGAAGCGATGATGGCCGAAGGCCGGCGTGTGCTCGCTACCATCCCCGGCGTACGCCGCGTCTTTACCGGCCGCGCGCAAAGGGAAGAGGCGAAGTACCGCTACTGCTGGCTGGTGCGCTTCGCGCATCCCAAGGTCGTGGAAAGCTATCGTGATCATCCCGATCACGTAGCCTTCGCCGACGTGCAGTTTCGTCCGCTGTCGGGCGGTCGCATTAGTATCGATTATCAGGCCGTGGAATCGGCGGGTGAAGGGTTCTCGTGTAAAGGGCTTTGA
- the cbbX gene encoding CbbX protein, with the protein MSNSQSSQIDIGDETQVDLEAEFKASNIQEILDKLDQELIGLKPVKTRIREIAALLLVDRLRKQFSLSAETPTLHMCFTGNPGTGKTTVAMRMGEILKRLSYVREGHLVTVTRDDLVGQYIGHTAPKTKEVIKKAMGGVLFIDEAYYLYKPENERDYGQESIEILLQVMENNRDDLVVILAGYKDKMDKFFQSNPGMRSRIAHHVDFPDYTAQELLQIAKLMLVRQNYRFTPNGEQAFSEYLKLRMTQPHFANARSVRNALDRARLRQANRLFANPKKKLTKTDLISIEAEDVLASRVFSEGRSDGDG; encoded by the coding sequence ATGAGTAATAGCCAGTCTTCGCAAATCGACATTGGGGACGAGACACAAGTGGATCTGGAGGCCGAATTCAAGGCCTCCAATATTCAGGAGATACTGGATAAACTCGACCAGGAACTGATCGGTCTCAAGCCCGTTAAAACTCGCATCCGCGAGATTGCAGCGCTGCTGTTGGTCGATCGTCTGCGCAAGCAGTTTTCGTTAAGCGCCGAGACGCCAACTTTGCACATGTGTTTCACCGGCAATCCAGGTACTGGCAAGACTACGGTAGCGATGCGCATGGGTGAGATATTAAAGCGGCTTAGCTACGTGCGCGAAGGTCATCTCGTCACGGTGACGCGCGACGATCTTGTCGGTCAGTACATTGGTCATACTGCGCCGAAAACGAAAGAAGTCATCAAGAAAGCGATGGGCGGCGTGCTGTTCATCGATGAAGCCTATTATCTGTACAAACCCGAAAACGAGCGCGACTACGGACAAGAGTCCATCGAGATCCTGTTGCAGGTCATGGAAAACAATCGCGACGATCTGGTGGTGATCCTGGCTGGCTACAAGGACAAGATGGATAAGTTTTTCCAAAGCAATCCTGGTATGCGTTCGCGCATCGCCCATCACGTCGATTTTCCAGACTATACGGCGCAGGAACTGTTGCAAATCGCCAAGCTCATGCTGGTCCGCCAGAACTATCGCTTCACCCCAAACGGCGAGCAAGCGTTTTCTGAATACCTCAAGCTGCGGATGACCCAGCCACACTTCGCCAACGCCCGCTCGGTGCGCAACGCCCTGGACCGTGCGCGCCTGCGTCAGGCCAACCGGCTATTTGCCAATCCTAAAAAGAAACTTACCAAGACCGATTTGATCTCAATCGAGGCAGAGGACGTATTGGCCAGCCGAGTATTCAGCGAAGGGCGAAGCGATGGCGATGGGTAG
- a CDS encoding ribulose bisphosphate carboxylase small subunit: MMTNHGNRITQGQFSFLPDLTDAQITAQIKYALKNGWAVNVEYTDDPHPRNTYWEMFGMPMFDLKDPAGILMEINNCRKTFSNHYVRVTAFDSTRGWETPRMSFLVNRPKNEPGFGLVRHETEGRNIRYTVHSYATDKPEGERY, translated from the coding sequence ATGATGACCAATCACGGCAATCGCATTACGCAGGGGCAGTTTTCGTTTCTGCCCGATCTGACCGATGCGCAGATCACCGCGCAGATCAAATACGCGCTCAAAAACGGATGGGCTGTAAACGTCGAGTACACCGACGATCCGCATCCACGCAACACCTATTGGGAAATGTTCGGCATGCCCATGTTCGATCTCAAGGATCCAGCGGGGATCCTCATGGAGATCAACAACTGCCGCAAGACCTTTTCCAATCATTACGTCCGGGTCACGGCATTCGATTCCACACGCGGCTGGGAAACGCCCCGCATGTCGTTTCTTGTCAACCGCCCCAAGAACGAGCCAGGTTTCGGGCTAGTGCGGCATGAGACAGAGGGACGCAATATCCGCTACACCGTGCATAGCTATGCCACGGATAAACCGGAAGGAGAACGGTATTGA
- a CDS encoding ribulose-bisphosphate carboxylase large subunit codes for MGKSEAITNAKERYKSGVIPYKKMGYWEPSYVPKETDVIALFRITPQEGVDAEEAAAAVAGESSTATWTVVWTDRLTACELYRAKAYRVDPVPNTGPGTKSEQQYFAYIAYDLDLFEPGSIANLTASIIGNVFGFKAVKALRLEDMRIPVAYLKTFQGPATGIVVERERLDKFGRPLLGATTKPKLGLSGRNYGRVVYEALKGGLDFVKDDENINSQPFMHWRDRFLYCMEAVNKASAATGEVKGHYLNVTAGTMEEMYERAEFAKSLGSAIIMIDLVIGYTAIQSMAKWARKNDMILHLHRAGNSTYSRQKNHGMNFRVICKWMRMAGVDHIHAGTVVGKLEGDPLMIKGFYDTLRETHTPMSLENGLFFEQDWASLNKVMPVASGGIHAGQMHQLLTYLGEDVVLQFGGGTIGHPMGIQAGAVANRVALEAMVLARNEGRDIWNEGPQILDAAAKWCSPLKAALETWKDITFNYESTDTADFVPTATASV; via the coding sequence ATGGGCAAGTCTGAAGCCATTACTAACGCCAAGGAGCGTTACAAGTCCGGCGTTATTCCGTATAAGAAAATGGGCTATTGGGAGCCGTCATACGTCCCCAAGGAGACCGACGTGATCGCGCTGTTTCGCATTACGCCCCAGGAAGGCGTGGATGCGGAGGAAGCTGCGGCTGCGGTCGCTGGCGAATCCTCCACCGCCACCTGGACTGTGGTGTGGACCGATCGCCTGACTGCCTGCGAACTTTATCGCGCCAAGGCCTATCGTGTGGACCCGGTGCCTAACACGGGTCCAGGGACGAAGTCTGAACAGCAGTATTTCGCCTATATCGCCTACGACCTCGACTTGTTCGAGCCGGGTTCCATCGCCAACCTCACCGCGTCCATCATCGGCAACGTGTTCGGCTTCAAAGCGGTGAAGGCGTTACGCCTGGAAGACATGCGCATTCCCGTCGCGTATCTCAAGACCTTCCAGGGTCCGGCGACCGGCATCGTGGTCGAGCGCGAACGTCTGGACAAATTCGGCCGTCCGCTGCTCGGCGCAACGACCAAGCCCAAATTGGGATTGTCCGGCCGCAATTACGGGCGTGTGGTATACGAGGCATTGAAGGGTGGTCTCGACTTCGTGAAAGACGACGAGAACATCAACTCGCAACCTTTCATGCACTGGCGCGACCGTTTTCTCTATTGCATGGAGGCGGTGAACAAGGCGTCCGCCGCTACGGGTGAAGTGAAAGGCCACTACCTCAACGTCACCGCCGGCACCATGGAGGAGATGTACGAACGCGCCGAATTCGCCAAGTCGTTGGGTTCGGCCATCATCATGATTGATCTCGTCATCGGCTACACCGCGATTCAATCCATGGCCAAGTGGGCGCGCAAGAACGACATGATCCTGCATTTGCATCGTGCTGGTAACTCGACTTATTCGCGCCAGAAGAATCACGGCATGAACTTCCGCGTGATTTGCAAATGGATGCGCATGGCCGGCGTCGACCACATCCACGCCGGTACGGTGGTGGGCAAGCTCGAGGGCGATCCGCTCATGATCAAGGGCTTTTACGACACACTGCGCGAGACTCACACGCCAATGAGCCTGGAGAATGGTCTGTTCTTCGAACAGGATTGGGCTTCGCTCAATAAAGTGATGCCCGTTGCCTCAGGCGGTATCCATGCCGGCCAGATGCATCAGTTGCTGACGTATTTGGGTGAGGACGTTGTACTGCAATTCGGCGGCGGTACCATCGGCCATCCCATGGGCATCCAGGCCGGGGCGGTTGCGAACCGCGTGGCACTCGAAGCCATGGTGCTGGCGCGCAACGAAGGCCGCGATATTTGGAACGAAGGTCCGCAGATTCTGGATGCGGCCGCGAAGTGGTGTTCGCCGCTTAAGGCCGCGTTGGAAACGTGGAAGGACATCACATTTAACTATGAGTCCACTGACACCGCGGATTTCGTACCGACGGCCACGGCCAGCGTCTAA